In the Elioraea tepida genome, one interval contains:
- a CDS encoding DUF6311 domain-containing protein, which produces MAHLAAAAIGAAVVVLSFGPTPWEFWEGVLSPTATGWMLAGPMGPDPVQYWLGWSWFRRDAWHIPPGLNPNYGLELSSSIFYADTIPLIALPLKAIRSLVTVEQYWGMWLLFCGMAQAVLGLRLAALSGIGITPAGTLALLGASALFALQPMMLMRMAGHLALAGQWTVLAALLLCFTEGRGARRPLAWALLVSATSLVHSYLLVMVGALWGADWLRRTIAAPALGRAAEAVLVPALGAAGLWAAGFFVLRAGLEAWGYGDLGFNVLAWFDSTLWGSILPPIPDLRHGESGSDYLGLGGILLLAAGLVTVCLRRDLGIRAALMRSWPLVVVLIALILFAMTHMPSIAGVRITLFEPPPWMLRLAGILRASTRFAWPLAYALLASAAIVTLRALGPNRARLAALLFAALAAVQLVDLLPSIRHYESLVIKEPRIQPERLPDPFWDEIGKAYTRIRAVPAADRGLHWESTARFAIRHGMTTDAVYLARIDPGAIAALREKIAAQLFSGRHEPGTVYVLRDRDTLKRADFGRDRERDPMLLIDGLVVLLPGWGDRPIPSHLRRLAPPFEDLPEGTITEGVR; this is translated from the coding sequence ATGGCTCATCTCGCCGCGGCCGCTATCGGTGCGGCGGTGGTGGTGCTGTCGTTCGGCCCCACACCGTGGGAGTTCTGGGAGGGAGTCCTGTCGCCGACCGCCACGGGATGGATGCTCGCAGGCCCCATGGGGCCCGACCCGGTGCAGTACTGGCTCGGCTGGAGCTGGTTCCGCCGTGACGCCTGGCACATCCCGCCCGGGCTGAACCCCAACTACGGTCTCGAGCTGTCGAGTTCGATCTTCTACGCCGACACCATCCCGCTCATCGCGCTCCCGCTGAAGGCGATCCGGAGCCTCGTCACAGTCGAACAGTATTGGGGCATGTGGCTCCTCTTCTGCGGCATGGCGCAGGCGGTGCTCGGGCTCAGACTCGCCGCGCTGTCCGGCATCGGCATCACCCCGGCCGGAACGCTCGCGCTGCTCGGTGCCTCGGCGCTGTTCGCCCTGCAGCCGATGATGCTGATGCGCATGGCGGGCCACCTCGCGCTCGCGGGGCAGTGGACGGTACTCGCAGCCCTCCTGCTCTGCTTCACGGAGGGGCGCGGCGCGCGGCGCCCTCTGGCCTGGGCCTTGCTCGTCTCCGCCACGAGCCTCGTGCATTCCTACCTGCTCGTCATGGTCGGCGCCTTGTGGGGAGCTGACTGGCTGCGTCGGACCATCGCCGCCCCCGCCCTGGGGCGTGCTGCCGAGGCCGTGCTCGTGCCCGCGCTCGGCGCGGCCGGGCTCTGGGCCGCCGGGTTCTTCGTTCTGCGCGCCGGTCTCGAGGCCTGGGGCTACGGAGATCTCGGGTTCAACGTGCTCGCCTGGTTCGACAGCACCCTGTGGGGATCGATCCTGCCGCCGATCCCGGACCTGCGCCACGGCGAGTCGGGCAGCGACTATCTTGGCCTCGGGGGGATCCTGCTGCTCGCCGCCGGGCTCGTGACCGTGTGTCTCCGGCGCGACCTCGGGATCCGTGCCGCGCTCATGCGCAGCTGGCCGCTTGTGGTCGTTCTGATCGCCTTGATCCTGTTCGCGATGACGCACATGCCCTCCATCGCCGGCGTGCGGATCACCCTGTTCGAGCCGCCGCCCTGGATGCTGAGGCTTGCCGGAATCCTGCGCGCCTCGACCCGCTTCGCCTGGCCGCTCGCCTATGCCCTGCTCGCTTCGGCGGCGATCGTGACGCTGCGCGCGCTCGGGCCGAACCGTGCCCGGCTCGCCGCCCTTCTCTTTGCCGCACTCGCCGCCGTTCAGCTCGTCGATCTTTTGCCCTCGATCCGCCACTACGAATCGCTCGTGATCAAGGAGCCGCGGATCCAGCCCGAGCGCCTGCCCGATCCGTTCTGGGACGAGATCGGCAAGGCCTACACGCGGATCCGTGCGGTGCCGGCGGCCGACCGCGGGCTTCACTGGGAATCCACCGCGCGCTTCGCCATACGTCACGGCATGACGACCGATGCCGTCTATCTGGCGCGGATCGACCCGGGCGCGATCGCCGCGCTCCGAGAGAAGATCGCCGCGCAGCTCTTCTCCGGCCGTCACGAGCCCGGCACGGTCTATGTCCTGCGCGACCGCGACACGCTCAAGCGCGCCGATTTCGGACGCGACCGGGAGCGCGACCCGATGCTGCTCATCGACGGGCTCGTCGTTCTTCTCCCGGGCTGGGGCGACCGCCCGATCCCCTCCCATCTGCGCCGGCTCGCCCCGCCCTTCGAGGACCTGCCGGAGGGAACCATCACCGAGGGCGTTCGGTGA
- a CDS encoding MFS transporter → MLGFVGGSVMMGRLADRFGVIVPVVTGSLSLGVGYTATAAAPTMWVFALASGVFIGLFGASAVFSPLVADISRWFDRNRGIAVALCASGNYLAGAVWPPVLQALVAGAGWRTAQLVVGGVCVVAMLPLALVLRQPVPAEVPRKASAAASRERAETRPLGLAPNTLQGLLVVAALGCCVAMSMPQVHIVAYCVDLGYGPARGAEMLALMLGFGIVSRLASGVIMDRIGGLATLLFGSLLQAVALALFLPFDGLTALYIVSAIFGLFQDGLVPAYAFIVREYFPASEAGDGSGSRSRPHSPAWRSGAGCRVRSSTSRARIKRPCSTALPGMR, encoded by the coding sequence ATGCTCGGCTTCGTCGGCGGCAGCGTGATGATGGGCCGGCTTGCCGACCGCTTCGGCGTCATCGTGCCGGTGGTGACCGGCAGCCTTTCGCTCGGCGTCGGCTATACAGCGACGGCCGCCGCGCCGACCATGTGGGTGTTCGCACTCGCAAGCGGCGTGTTCATCGGCCTCTTCGGTGCCTCGGCTGTTTTCTCGCCGCTGGTGGCCGACATCTCCCGCTGGTTCGACCGCAATCGCGGCATCGCGGTCGCGCTCTGCGCAAGCGGCAACTATCTCGCCGGAGCGGTCTGGCCGCCGGTCCTGCAGGCGCTGGTCGCGGGCGCAGGGTGGCGGACGGCGCAGCTCGTTGTCGGCGGGGTGTGCGTGGTTGCGATGCTTCCGCTTGCGCTCGTGCTGCGTCAGCCGGTGCCGGCTGAGGTTCCCCGCAAGGCCTCGGCTGCGGCGTCGCGCGAGCGGGCCGAGACGCGCCCGCTCGGCCTTGCGCCGAACACGCTCCAGGGGCTGCTCGTCGTTGCCGCGCTCGGATGTTGCGTTGCGATGTCGATGCCGCAGGTCCACATCGTCGCCTACTGCGTCGATCTCGGCTACGGGCCCGCGCGAGGAGCGGAGATGCTCGCGCTGATGCTCGGCTTCGGCATTGTCAGCCGGCTCGCAAGCGGCGTCATCATGGACAGGATCGGCGGCCTCGCGACGCTGCTTTTCGGCTCGCTGCTTCAGGCGGTCGCGCTCGCGCTCTTCCTGCCGTTCGACGGGCTCACCGCCCTCTACATCGTGTCGGCGATCTTCGGCCTGTTCCAGGATGGACTCGTTCCGGCTTACGCCTTCATCGTGCGGGAATACTTCCCGGCCAGCGAGGCCGGAGACGGGTCGGGATCGCGATCTCGGCCACACTCGCCGGCATGGCGCTCGGGGGCTGGCTGTCGGGTGCGATCTTCGACCTCGCGGGCTCGTATCAAGCGGCCGTGCTCAACGGCCTTGCCTGGAATGCGATGA
- a CDS encoding ABC transporter ATP-binding protein C-terminal domain-containing protein: protein MVLDFGKKIAEGRPEEVLANEHVKRAYLGEVDELLVDEADPVT from the coding sequence ATGGTGCTCGACTTCGGCAAGAAGATCGCGGAAGGGCGCCCCGAGGAGGTTCTCGCAAACGAGCATGTGAAGCGCGCCTATCTCGGCGAGGTGGACGAGCTCCTGGTCGACGAGGCCGACCCTGTGACATGA
- a CDS encoding AMP-binding protein, translated as MARGHAPVPGVARPAGVSRITSAATGGAALGPDTFRFFLALGVPLRQLYGQTELLGAYTLHREGEVDFNTVGVPFDATIEVRIDKPDANGVGEIVTRHPNCFAGYWRSDNPSGELQDGWLHTGDAGYFDQKGHLVVIDRIKDIAATARGDRFSPQFIENKLKFSPYIAEAVILGDRRDFLAAIICIRYAVVSKWAERQRIAFTTYSDLSAKHEVAALLRTEVERVNASLPEGQRIRKFLLLYKELDADDDELTRTRKVRRGVIAQKYRDIIDAIYADRTAIPVDTVIRFQDGNTQCIRTTLAVIDLLPGAAAAALAEAAA; from the coding sequence ATGGCTCGCGGACATGCTCCTGTTCCGGGCGTTGCGCGACCGGCTGGGGTCTCCCGCATCACATCGGCCGCGACGGGAGGCGCGGCGCTCGGGCCGGACACGTTCCGCTTCTTCCTCGCGCTTGGGGTTCCCCTGCGGCAGCTCTACGGGCAGACCGAGCTCCTCGGCGCCTATACGCTGCACCGCGAGGGAGAGGTGGACTTCAACACCGTGGGCGTACCCTTCGATGCGACGATCGAGGTGCGCATCGACAAGCCCGATGCCAACGGGGTCGGAGAGATCGTCACGCGCCATCCGAACTGCTTCGCGGGCTATTGGCGCTCCGACAACCCCTCGGGCGAGCTGCAGGACGGCTGGCTGCACACCGGCGATGCCGGCTATTTCGACCAGAAGGGGCATCTTGTGGTGATCGACCGGATCAAGGACATCGCCGCGACCGCGCGCGGGGACCGGTTCAGCCCGCAATTCATCGAAAACAAGCTGAAGTTCAGCCCCTACATCGCCGAGGCGGTGATCCTCGGCGACAGGCGTGACTTCCTCGCGGCGATCATCTGCATCCGGTATGCTGTCGTCTCGAAGTGGGCGGAGCGTCAGCGCATCGCCTTCACCACCTACAGCGATCTCTCGGCGAAGCACGAGGTCGCAGCGCTCCTGCGCACCGAGGTCGAGCGCGTGAACGCCTCGCTCCCTGAGGGGCAGAGGATCCGGAAGTTCCTGCTGCTCTACAAGGAGCTCGACGCCGACGACGACGAGCTCACACGCACGCGCAAAGTGCGTCGCGGCGTTATCGCGCAGAAATATCGCGACATCATCGACGCGATCTACGCCGACAGAACCGCCATTCCGGTCGACACGGTCATCAGGTTCCAGGACGGCAATACGCAGTGCATCCGCACCACGCTCGCGGTCATCGACCTCCTGCCCGGCGCGGCCGCTGCCGCTCTTGCGGAGGCGGCGGCATGA
- a CDS encoding branched-chain amino acid ABC transporter permease, whose product MNWELLFQLTLNGVIVGALYGVVGMSFVLIYNASQVVNFAQGEFLLIGAWACWWLLTTFQIPFVLGFLVTLVFMTVFGILLQVVVLRPLIGEPVISVIMVTIGLSIFFQALMKWMFGVFAQPFPRIFAADRVNIAGLEVQTVYLLSLAISVVIMAAFAWFFTVSKHGLAMRATAFDQQVAQSLGISVRQVFAMSWAISAVVSAVAGVVVGVVNGVSSALSFYGIKVFPAVILGGLDSVVGAVLGGLIIGLLENLAHSLDSEVLQWGNMFQIAPFYVLIVILMIKPYGLFGTKTIERV is encoded by the coding sequence ATGAACTGGGAGCTTCTGTTCCAACTCACTCTCAACGGCGTGATCGTCGGCGCCCTCTATGGCGTCGTTGGGATGAGCTTCGTCCTCATCTACAATGCGAGCCAGGTCGTGAATTTCGCCCAAGGAGAGTTCCTGCTGATCGGCGCCTGGGCCTGCTGGTGGCTGCTCACCACCTTCCAGATCCCGTTCGTGTTGGGCTTCCTCGTCACGCTCGTCTTCATGACGGTGTTCGGCATCCTGCTTCAGGTGGTGGTGCTTCGGCCGCTGATCGGCGAGCCGGTGATCAGCGTCATCATGGTCACGATCGGCCTGTCGATCTTCTTCCAGGCGTTGATGAAGTGGATGTTCGGCGTGTTTGCCCAGCCCTTTCCACGCATCTTCGCGGCCGACCGGGTCAACATCGCCGGCCTCGAGGTGCAGACGGTCTATCTGCTATCGCTCGCGATCTCGGTCGTCATCATGGCCGCCTTCGCCTGGTTCTTCACGGTCTCCAAGCACGGGCTCGCGATGCGCGCCACCGCCTTCGACCAGCAGGTGGCGCAGTCGCTCGGGATTTCGGTGCGGCAGGTGTTTGCGATGTCGTGGGCAATCTCGGCGGTGGTCTCGGCGGTCGCGGGCGTCGTCGTCGGGGTGGTGAACGGCGTCTCCTCTGCGCTCTCGTTCTACGGCATCAAGGTGTTTCCGGCCGTGATCCTCGGCGGGCTCGACAGCGTGGTCGGCGCCGTTCTTGGAGGCCTGATCATCGGCTTGCTCGAGAATCTCGCCCACTCCCTCGACAGCGAGGTGCTGCAGTGGGGCAACATGTTCCAGATCGCGCCAT